Proteins from one Phytoactinopolyspora mesophila genomic window:
- a CDS encoding ArsR/SmtB family transcription factor, which yields MHESVAAFNMPTTDQVDGAARALRMLADPTRIKLMWALLQGESSVNCLAELVDATPSAVSQHLAKLRLSGLVESRREGTFIYYHAADTHVRQLLQQALFHADHAKGAHPDEHNPHHVHEIG from the coding sequence ATGCATGAGAGCGTCGCGGCCTTCAACATGCCCACTACCGACCAGGTCGACGGTGCGGCGCGTGCATTGCGAATGCTCGCCGACCCCACCCGCATCAAGCTCATGTGGGCGCTGCTGCAGGGTGAATCGTCAGTCAACTGCCTGGCAGAGTTGGTCGACGCCACCCCAAGCGCGGTCAGTCAGCATCTGGCCAAGCTCAGGCTGTCCGGCTTGGTGGAAAGCCGCCGGGAAGGCACCTTCATCTACTACCACGCGGCCGACACCCACGTCCGCCAGCTTCTCCAGCAGGCACTGTTCCACGCCGACCACGCCAAAGGCGCACACCCGGATGAGCACAACCCCCACCACGTACACGAGATCGGCTGA
- a CDS encoding Lrp/AsnC family transcriptional regulator: MTQYFCVKASRALDELDYHLLDLVQADARRPLHELGDEVGLSPSAVQRRLNRLRSEGVIRSEVAVLDPQAVGAGLLAVVLVALFDDDPEKHAAFRELMRAEPAVQQCYTIVGQWDYVVVLVTGDIAENREVSARLFVDRGTVRRYDTLPAFEVVKAGLALPLARSR; this comes from the coding sequence ATGACGCAATATTTTTGCGTGAAGGCATCCCGTGCACTCGACGAGCTCGACTATCACCTGCTTGACCTGGTCCAGGCCGACGCGCGGCGGCCATTACACGAACTCGGTGACGAGGTCGGCCTCTCGCCGAGTGCTGTGCAACGGCGGTTGAACCGGTTGCGTAGCGAGGGCGTGATCCGGTCCGAGGTGGCTGTGCTGGATCCGCAAGCCGTGGGTGCCGGCCTACTGGCGGTGGTTCTCGTGGCGTTGTTCGACGACGATCCGGAGAAACACGCCGCATTCCGGGAGCTGATGCGGGCCGAACCGGCTGTTCAGCAGTGCTACACCATTGTCGGGCAGTGGGACTACGTCGTTGTGCTGGTGACAGGCGACATCGCCGAGAACCGCGAGGTGTCGGCCCGGCTGTTCGTGGATCGTGGCACGGTGCGGCGATACGACACGTTGCCGGCCTTCGAGGTGGTGAAGGCCGGGCTCGCACTCCCGCTGGCGAGATCCCGGTAG
- a CDS encoding LacI family DNA-binding transcriptional regulator — MRDVAERAGVSIATVSFVVNNTKRVAPATRERIEAAMAELGFRRNVVARALASRRTHILAVAYPALQHRLGSTAMGFITSAASAASEHDYHLVLWPVDNDGGELSELMREGLVDGIVLMEVLLHDPRVDTLLSARMPFAMIGRTADPTGLAFVDIDFEVTVEKGLDHLQGLGHREIVFVSERPPSEAFRAYGAKVRAEAAFRRSCAERGLEPVIVECAQNAAGGRELAHELIEARPRTTAIMIMNEHAAFGVVSGLARRGVRVPTDLSLLSISTSSDMGATSDPVLSIMRSPGKELGRLGVELVIAQLEGNEPPGSRLLPCELEPGESTAPAPPSPPSPMIMNTS; from the coding sequence ATGCGCGACGTCGCCGAACGCGCCGGTGTGTCCATCGCCACGGTGTCTTTCGTCGTGAACAACACCAAGCGGGTCGCTCCGGCCACGCGGGAGCGCATCGAAGCTGCCATGGCCGAGCTGGGTTTCCGGCGTAACGTCGTCGCCCGAGCGCTGGCCAGTAGGCGGACGCATATCCTCGCCGTGGCCTATCCGGCGTTGCAGCACCGGCTCGGCAGTACGGCGATGGGTTTCATCACCAGTGCCGCGAGCGCGGCCAGCGAGCACGATTACCACCTGGTGCTCTGGCCGGTGGACAACGACGGCGGGGAGCTGTCCGAGCTGATGCGCGAAGGGCTCGTCGACGGCATCGTGCTGATGGAGGTGCTACTCCACGACCCGCGGGTGGACACACTGCTCTCGGCTCGCATGCCGTTCGCGATGATCGGCCGCACCGCCGATCCCACCGGGCTTGCTTTCGTGGACATCGACTTCGAGGTGACAGTCGAGAAGGGGCTGGATCACCTGCAAGGGCTCGGGCATCGTGAGATTGTCTTCGTGTCGGAGCGTCCGCCGTCGGAGGCATTTCGCGCCTATGGCGCCAAGGTGCGTGCCGAGGCGGCATTCCGGCGCAGCTGTGCTGAGCGCGGCCTGGAGCCGGTGATCGTGGAGTGTGCGCAGAATGCCGCCGGTGGCCGCGAGCTGGCACACGAACTGATCGAGGCGCGGCCGCGAACCACGGCGATCATGATCATGAACGAGCACGCCGCCTTCGGTGTCGTGTCCGGGCTGGCGCGGCGCGGTGTCCGGGTGCCCACTGACCTCTCGCTGTTGTCGATCAGCACCTCGTCGGACATGGGCGCGACTTCCGACCCGGTGTTGTCGATCATGCGCTCGCCGGGCAAGGAGCTGGGGCGCCTGGGCGTCGAGTTGGTGATCGCGCAGTTGGAAGGAAACGAACCGCCAGGGTCGCGGCTGCTGCCGTGCGAGCTGGAACCAGGAGAGTCGACGGCGCCCGCCCCGCCCTCACCCCCGTCGCCCATGATCATGAACACTTCTTGA
- a CDS encoding Gfo/Idh/MocA family protein, producing MTPPDPAHVPSTSPLRIIQVGAGAMGLGWLRTINESIDTELAGIVDIDLDAARRAAASIGHPRLPLGTSLSELAEEVGADAVVDVTIPEAHYAVNLEALRRGLPVLCEKPIAPSVDQALSMVAAAAAAGQLLMISQSRRYFKTFAEFCRLTGGLGAVGTVSCEFFKAPRFGGFRERMPHPLLVDMAIHHFDAARYLVGQDPVAVYCHAYNPPWSWYDGDAAATAVFEFSGGARFVYNGSWCSPGRETSWNGNWRVSGEKGTAAWDGDSPPTVDTPNHAPEVREELPPAAAAAGSAEEIAGALAEFVHALRTGSTPSGAAHRNVLSLVMVEAAVQSAASGRRVVVDDVLNAAHRAAIESERHDDVRAVLRSWASVRDVVGTPT from the coding sequence ATGACCCCACCTGACCCAGCACACGTCCCTTCGACCAGCCCTCTGCGCATCATCCAGGTCGGCGCCGGGGCCATGGGGCTCGGCTGGCTGCGCACCATCAACGAGTCCATCGACACTGAGCTCGCCGGCATCGTCGACATCGATCTCGACGCGGCGCGGCGTGCGGCCGCGTCGATCGGACATCCCAGGTTACCGCTGGGAACCTCGCTGTCCGAGCTGGCCGAGGAGGTCGGCGCTGACGCCGTGGTCGACGTGACGATCCCGGAGGCGCACTATGCGGTCAACCTCGAAGCGCTGCGCCGCGGGCTGCCGGTGCTGTGTGAGAAGCCGATCGCGCCGAGCGTGGATCAGGCGCTCTCGATGGTTGCCGCGGCCGCCGCGGCCGGACAGCTACTGATGATCAGTCAGTCCCGGCGCTACTTCAAAACCTTCGCCGAGTTCTGCCGGCTGACCGGCGGACTTGGTGCCGTGGGCACGGTGAGCTGCGAGTTCTTCAAGGCGCCACGATTCGGCGGGTTCCGCGAACGGATGCCGCATCCCCTCCTGGTGGACATGGCGATTCACCACTTCGACGCGGCCAGGTATCTGGTCGGACAGGATCCGGTAGCGGTGTACTGCCACGCGTACAACCCACCGTGGAGCTGGTACGACGGAGACGCCGCCGCCACGGCGGTGTTCGAGTTCAGCGGCGGCGCACGCTTCGTCTACAACGGCAGCTGGTGCAGCCCAGGGCGCGAGACGTCGTGGAACGGCAACTGGCGCGTCAGCGGCGAGAAAGGTACCGCTGCGTGGGACGGCGACTCTCCGCCGACCGTCGACACTCCCAACCACGCGCCTGAGGTCCGGGAGGAACTCCCTCCGGCGGCCGCGGCGGCAGGCTCGGCGGAGGAGATCGCCGGTGCGCTCGCGGAGTTCGTCCATGCCCTGCGCACCGGCAGCACCCCGTCCGGCGCCGCGCACCGCAATGTCCTGAGCCTGGTGATGGTCGAGGCCGCCGTGCAGTCGGCCGCGTCGGGGCGGCGGGTCGTCGTCGACGACGTCCTCAACGCCGCCCACCGCGCGGCCATCGAGTCCGAGCGGCATGACGACGTCCGAGCCGTCCTGCGGAGCTGGGCGTCAGTCCGAGACGTGGTCGGCACCCCCACCTGA
- a CDS encoding ThuA domain-containing protein — protein MTITPTTGATRVVVWGENRHEQLEPEVAKIYPRGMHTTIREGIEENLADQAVVRTATLDDPEHGLTEDVLAATDVLVWWGHAAHDEVSDVVVDRVHQHVLAGMGLVVLHSGHWSKIFRKLMGTSCTLRWRSENDRELIWTVDPTHPIAQGVPHPIIVDAQEMYGEQFDIPAPDELIFISSFSGGEVFRSGCTFRRGHGRIFYFSPGDQDYPVYHHKDIRKVIANGVAWARSDRPERSDPTLLRYETGDFFNGHGYEGALER, from the coding sequence ATGACCATCACACCCACCACTGGCGCGACCCGCGTCGTCGTCTGGGGCGAGAACCGCCACGAGCAGCTCGAGCCGGAGGTAGCCAAGATCTACCCGCGCGGCATGCACACCACCATCAGAGAAGGCATCGAGGAGAACCTCGCCGATCAGGCCGTTGTCCGCACCGCCACCCTCGACGACCCCGAGCACGGCCTCACCGAAGACGTGCTGGCCGCTACCGACGTCCTGGTCTGGTGGGGCCATGCCGCACACGACGAGGTCAGCGACGTCGTCGTCGACCGCGTTCACCAGCATGTGCTGGCCGGGATGGGACTCGTCGTTCTCCACTCCGGCCACTGGTCGAAGATATTCCGCAAGCTCATGGGCACCAGCTGCACGCTGCGCTGGCGCAGCGAAAACGACCGCGAGCTGATCTGGACGGTAGATCCGACCCATCCGATCGCCCAGGGCGTGCCCCACCCGATCATCGTCGATGCACAGGAAATGTATGGCGAACAGTTCGACATCCCCGCACCGGACGAACTGATCTTCATCAGCTCGTTCAGCGGTGGCGAAGTGTTCCGCAGCGGCTGCACGTTCCGCCGCGGCCACGGCCGGATCTTCTACTTCTCCCCCGGCGACCAGGACTACCCCGTCTATCACCACAAAGACATCCGGAAGGTCATCGCCAACGGGGTGGCATGGGCCCGCTCGGACCGCCCCGAACGCTCCGACCCGACGCTGCTGCGCTACGAAACCGGGGACTTCTTCAACGGTCACGGTTACGAAGGCGCACTCGAGCGCTGA
- a CDS encoding heavy metal translocating P-type ATPase yields MAKDSTAATGAVPAGLGQVEISIGGMTCASCANRIERHLNKLEGVTASVNFATEKAKVEYAGTVSAEDLVAVVEKAGYQASLPPEPDAAGRAGDDTGAGAGGEEEPDRELNSLRTRLIVSVVLSVPVIAMAMAPVLQVDYWQWLSLTLAAPVVVWGGLPFHRAAWANLKHATATMDTLISMGTSAALLWSVYALFLGTAGEPGMTHPFELTIARVDGSSNIYLEVGAGVITFILLGRYFEVRSKRRAGAALRALLELGAKEVSILRDGREVRVPAGELGVGDVFVVRPGEKVATDGVVVEGSSAVDESMLTGESVPVEVGPGDRVVGATVNAGGRLVVRATRVGGDTQLAQMAKLVEEAQTGKAAVQRLADRVSGVFVPVAIAVAFAALGFWLGTGDPPAAAFTAAVAVLIIACPCALGLATPLALLVGTGRGAQMGVLIKGPEVLESTRKVDTIVLDKTGTVTTGQMTLVDVVTADGVSEDEVLRLAGALEDASEHPIAQAIAKGANQKVGELPAVESFENIEGLGVQGVVAGHAVVAGRESLLADWSQPLSAELAEAKTVAELEGKTVVAVGWDGAARAVLVVADAVKPTSAEAIAQLRELGLTPILLTGDNETVARTVAAEVGIDQVIAEVLPKDKVDVVKRLQADGKVVAMVGDGINDAAALAQADLGLAMGTGTDVAIEASDLTLVRGDLRAAVDAIRLSRRTLSTIKTNLVWAFAYNTSAIPIAAAGLLNPMLAGAAMAFSSVSVVANSLRLQRFTSSNQT; encoded by the coding sequence ATGGCCAAGGACTCGACCGCGGCTACCGGGGCCGTCCCGGCCGGGCTGGGGCAGGTGGAGATCTCGATCGGTGGTATGACGTGCGCGTCGTGTGCGAACCGGATCGAACGGCACCTGAACAAGCTCGAGGGTGTGACTGCGTCGGTGAACTTCGCTACGGAGAAGGCGAAAGTCGAGTATGCGGGCACCGTGTCGGCGGAGGACCTCGTCGCCGTGGTGGAGAAGGCCGGTTATCAGGCGAGTTTGCCGCCGGAGCCGGACGCGGCGGGCCGGGCCGGCGATGACACTGGTGCTGGCGCCGGTGGTGAGGAGGAGCCCGATCGTGAGCTGAACTCGCTGCGGACCCGGTTGATCGTGAGTGTGGTGTTGTCGGTGCCGGTGATCGCGATGGCGATGGCACCGGTGTTGCAGGTCGATTACTGGCAGTGGTTGAGCCTGACCCTGGCTGCCCCGGTGGTGGTGTGGGGTGGTTTGCCGTTTCACCGTGCGGCGTGGGCGAATCTGAAGCACGCGACGGCGACGATGGACACGTTGATTTCGATGGGTACCAGTGCTGCGTTGTTGTGGTCGGTGTACGCGCTGTTTCTGGGTACGGCGGGCGAGCCGGGGATGACACACCCGTTCGAGTTGACGATCGCGCGGGTGGATGGTTCGTCGAATATTTATCTCGAGGTCGGCGCCGGGGTGATCACGTTCATCCTGTTGGGCCGCTACTTCGAGGTGCGTTCGAAGCGGCGAGCCGGTGCGGCGTTGCGGGCGCTGCTGGAGCTGGGTGCGAAGGAGGTATCCATCCTGCGCGACGGGCGTGAGGTGCGGGTGCCTGCCGGTGAGTTGGGCGTGGGCGATGTGTTCGTGGTGCGGCCCGGGGAGAAGGTCGCCACGGACGGCGTCGTCGTGGAAGGCTCGTCGGCTGTTGATGAGAGCATGCTCACCGGCGAGTCCGTGCCGGTCGAGGTCGGTCCCGGGGACCGGGTCGTGGGTGCCACCGTCAACGCGGGCGGCCGGCTCGTCGTCCGCGCGACGCGAGTCGGTGGTGACACCCAGTTGGCGCAGATGGCCAAGCTGGTCGAAGAGGCCCAGACGGGGAAGGCGGCGGTGCAGCGGCTGGCGGACCGGGTCTCCGGGGTGTTCGTGCCGGTCGCGATCGCGGTCGCTTTCGCCGCGCTGGGGTTCTGGTTGGGCACTGGTGACCCGCCGGCTGCGGCGTTCACCGCGGCGGTGGCGGTGCTGATTATCGCGTGCCCGTGCGCGTTGGGGTTGGCCACGCCGCTGGCGCTTCTGGTCGGGACCGGCCGCGGCGCGCAGATGGGTGTGCTGATCAAAGGCCCGGAGGTGCTGGAGTCCACCCGCAAGGTCGACACCATCGTGTTGGACAAGACGGGCACGGTCACCACGGGGCAGATGACGCTGGTGGATGTCGTCACGGCGGATGGTGTCAGCGAGGACGAGGTGCTTCGGCTGGCCGGAGCGCTGGAAGATGCTTCCGAGCATCCGATTGCCCAGGCCATCGCCAAGGGCGCCAACCAGAAGGTGGGTGAGCTGCCGGCCGTGGAGTCGTTCGAGAACATCGAAGGCCTGGGGGTGCAGGGCGTCGTCGCCGGGCACGCCGTTGTCGCCGGGCGCGAGAGCTTGCTCGCTGATTGGTCGCAGCCGCTCAGTGCGGAGCTGGCCGAAGCCAAGACGGTCGCCGAGCTGGAGGGTAAAACCGTGGTGGCCGTCGGCTGGGACGGAGCGGCCCGAGCTGTGCTCGTCGTCGCTGATGCCGTCAAACCGACCAGTGCGGAGGCGATCGCTCAGCTGCGCGAGCTGGGTTTGACGCCCATCCTGCTGACCGGTGACAACGAGACCGTCGCGCGGACCGTGGCGGCCGAGGTCGGCATCGATCAGGTGATCGCCGAGGTGCTGCCGAAGGACAAGGTCGATGTGGTCAAACGGTTGCAGGCCGACGGCAAGGTGGTGGCGATGGTCGGCGACGGCATCAACGACGCTGCCGCGCTGGCCCAGGCCGACCTCGGGCTGGCCATGGGCACCGGGACCGACGTCGCGATCGAGGCCAGCGACCTGACGCTGGTGCGTGGCGATCTGCGGGCAGCGGTCGACGCCATCCGGCTCTCACGCAGGACGCTGAGCACCATCAAAACCAACCTGGTCTGGGCGTTCGCCTACAACACCTCAGCGATTCCGATCGCCGCCGCGGGGCTGCTCAACCCGATGCTGGCCGGTGCGGCCATGGCGTTTTCGAGCGTCAGCGTCGTCGCCAACAGCCTACGCCTGCAGCGGTTCACCTCATCCAACCAAACCTGA
- a CDS encoding helix-hairpin-helix domain-containing protein: protein MSGSFSASSPGGQRQPTDRTNNGNRFVRAIGQVVWIALPVFSLGLLAWVPAGQVWYRARTVAWFLTAAVLLLASAGILVAMAASAAGAGYGMLLIATMAGGAVAAATGRNVVFGRRGPDVDPALQKALDNRARRSEARALSERDPQLALDLHIGRPDRPRDYDDGGLVDLNNASADSIVYVLGWDATVARAFVEERDARLGYRSLAEIGALSSVDPQLLEASTERIVVLPYRP, encoded by the coding sequence ATGTCTGGATCCTTCTCCGCCAGCTCGCCCGGCGGGCAGCGCCAGCCCACTGATCGCACGAACAACGGCAATCGCTTCGTTCGAGCAATCGGCCAGGTCGTGTGGATCGCGCTACCTGTATTCAGTCTCGGGCTGCTGGCCTGGGTTCCGGCAGGTCAGGTCTGGTACCGCGCACGCACCGTCGCTTGGTTCCTGACCGCGGCGGTGCTGCTGCTCGCCTCCGCGGGCATCCTCGTCGCCATGGCAGCCAGCGCCGCCGGCGCGGGTTACGGCATGCTGCTGATTGCCACCATGGCCGGCGGAGCCGTCGCGGCCGCCACCGGCCGCAACGTCGTCTTCGGCCGCCGCGGACCGGACGTCGACCCCGCCCTGCAGAAGGCGCTCGACAACCGGGCCCGCCGCAGCGAAGCCCGCGCCCTCAGCGAGCGCGACCCTCAACTTGCCCTTGACCTGCACATTGGCCGCCCGGACCGCCCTCGCGACTACGACGACGGCGGACTCGTCGATCTCAACAACGCCTCGGCCGACAGCATTGTCTACGTGCTCGGATGGGACGCCACGGTTGCCCGCGCGTTCGTCGAGGAGCGTGACGCTCGCCTCGGATACCGGTCACTCGCCGAGATCGGCGCGCTCTCGTCAGTCGATCCACAGCTCCTGGAAGCCAGCACCGAACGCATCGTCGTCCTCCCCTACCGCCCATGA
- a CDS encoding glycine--tRNA ligase — translation MQDALIALTKYWTDRGCMIAQPFNTEVGAGTMNPATILRVLGPEPWRVAYVEPSVRPDDARYGENPNRLQTHTQFQVILKPDPGNPQEIYLASLEALGIDVRAHDIRFVEDNWASPALGAWGLGWEVWLDGLEITQFTYFQQAGGMSLDPVSVEITYGIERILMALQGVTHFKDIAYAPGISYGEVFGQSEYEMSRYYLDTADVEANRALFETYAAEAERLIADRLPVPAHTYVLKCSHTFNVLDSRGAISTTERAQAFARMRGLAREVAALWTARREELGHPLGTGAASAPAEPLLLPDMTGAAPAVPSAPAAFLFEIGTEEMPPGEVPKTVDAVRAAVADKLAATRLGHGSIEVYGTPRRIVVTIADVEPREPDAQRTVKGPKVSAAYDESGQPTKALLGFARGQGVDVEDLTTAEFGGHEHVAVSVTDVGRPAPDVLSALLGEVVSGLRSDKNMRWSDPTLSFTRPIRWLTALLGEAIVPVRVSALNSGRTTRVHRTAAEPVVQVPSAAGYLEFLAGHGVVADAARRRAEIVETAQSLAEKVGGQVDVEAESSLIDEITNLVEQPNALLGNFDPKYLELPEQILTTVMRKHQRYLPVRSAGGSLLPNFVAVANGECDGAVVRAGNEAVLRARYEDAAFFWRADLDVAPADFRARLTQLTFEERIGSMAERADRIAAVATDLGGFVSLPSDDDATLSRAATLAKFDLASQMVVELSSLAGVMAREYAIRAGETQAVAQALYDMELPRHTSDALPATLPGALLALGDRFDLLMAMFALGAKPTGSSDPFGLRRAALGVIRILRERPELTEVTVDRGLAAAAERLRAHGVPVSDDAARAAHEFVVGRFAQQLRDESVPADFVEAVLPGANAPGKAADELAVLRGRADDAKFRELVTALQRIARIVPEGTAAEFDAARLREPAEARLAEAVQGLGDWSQGSAGAFSDTAAAIVEPVNTFFDDILVMAEDPDVRAARLGLLATILEHSPRTINWSALDTALGQ, via the coding sequence ATGCAGGATGCACTCATAGCGCTGACCAAGTACTGGACCGACCGCGGCTGTATGATCGCGCAGCCATTCAACACCGAGGTTGGTGCTGGGACGATGAACCCGGCGACCATCCTCAGGGTCCTCGGCCCCGAGCCGTGGCGGGTCGCGTACGTCGAGCCGAGCGTCCGCCCGGACGATGCCCGGTATGGCGAGAACCCCAACCGGCTGCAGACACACACCCAGTTCCAGGTGATCCTCAAGCCGGATCCCGGCAACCCGCAGGAGATCTACCTGGCCAGCCTCGAGGCGCTGGGTATCGATGTGCGCGCGCACGACATCCGGTTCGTCGAGGACAACTGGGCCTCTCCGGCGCTCGGCGCCTGGGGGCTGGGCTGGGAAGTCTGGCTGGATGGTCTGGAAATCACCCAGTTCACCTACTTCCAGCAGGCCGGCGGGATGAGCCTCGATCCGGTGTCGGTGGAGATCACCTACGGCATCGAGCGCATCCTGATGGCGCTGCAAGGCGTCACCCACTTCAAGGACATCGCTTACGCACCGGGCATCTCCTATGGCGAAGTGTTCGGTCAGTCCGAGTACGAGATGTCGCGCTACTACCTCGACACCGCCGACGTCGAGGCCAACCGGGCGCTGTTCGAGACCTACGCCGCCGAGGCCGAGCGGCTCATCGCGGACCGGCTGCCAGTTCCGGCGCACACGTACGTGCTGAAGTGCTCGCACACGTTCAACGTGCTCGACTCGCGTGGCGCCATCAGCACCACGGAACGGGCGCAGGCATTCGCGCGCATGCGAGGTCTGGCCCGCGAGGTCGCCGCGCTGTGGACCGCGCGCCGGGAAGAGCTGGGCCACCCGCTGGGCACCGGTGCCGCCAGTGCACCCGCGGAGCCTTTGCTGCTGCCCGACATGACCGGCGCAGCGCCCGCCGTGCCGAGCGCGCCCGCGGCGTTCCTCTTCGAGATCGGTACCGAGGAGATGCCCCCAGGCGAGGTGCCCAAGACGGTCGACGCCGTGCGCGCTGCCGTCGCGGACAAGCTTGCCGCCACCCGCTTGGGACACGGGTCCATCGAGGTGTACGGCACCCCGCGCCGCATCGTGGTCACCATCGCCGACGTCGAACCGCGGGAGCCGGATGCCCAGCGCACCGTCAAGGGGCCGAAGGTCAGCGCCGCATACGACGAATCAGGTCAGCCCACCAAGGCGCTGCTCGGTTTCGCCCGCGGGCAGGGTGTCGACGTCGAAGACCTGACCACAGCCGAGTTCGGTGGCCACGAGCATGTGGCGGTCTCGGTCACCGACGTCGGCCGACCCGCTCCGGATGTGCTGTCCGCGCTGCTGGGTGAGGTGGTTTCCGGCCTGCGCTCCGACAAGAACATGCGCTGGAGCGACCCGACGCTCTCGTTCACCCGGCCAATTCGCTGGCTGACCGCGCTGCTCGGCGAGGCGATCGTGCCCGTGCGGGTCTCGGCGTTGAACAGCGGGCGCACCACCCGCGTGCACCGGACAGCCGCCGAACCCGTTGTTCAGGTGCCGTCGGCCGCAGGCTACCTGGAGTTCCTCGCCGGGCACGGTGTGGTGGCCGACGCCGCGCGGCGTCGGGCCGAGATCGTGGAGACCGCCCAGAGCCTGGCGGAGAAGGTGGGCGGCCAGGTGGACGTCGAGGCCGAGTCGTCCCTCATCGACGAGATCACCAACCTGGTGGAGCAGCCCAACGCGCTCCTCGGCAACTTCGATCCGAAGTATCTCGAGCTGCCGGAACAGATCCTGACCACAGTGATGCGCAAGCATCAGCGTTACCTGCCGGTCCGAAGCGCCGGCGGCTCGTTGCTGCCGAACTTCGTCGCGGTGGCCAATGGCGAGTGCGACGGCGCTGTGGTCCGGGCCGGGAACGAGGCGGTGCTACGGGCCCGCTACGAGGACGCCGCATTCTTCTGGCGCGCGGACCTCGACGTCGCTCCGGCCGACTTCCGGGCCCGGCTCACGCAGCTGACGTTCGAAGAACGCATCGGATCCATGGCCGAGCGCGCCGACCGGATCGCCGCCGTCGCCACCGACCTGGGTGGGTTCGTCTCCCTGCCCTCCGACGACGACGCCACCTTGAGCCGGGCCGCGACCTTGGCGAAATTCGACCTCGCGTCGCAGATGGTGGTCGAACTCTCGAGCCTGGCTGGTGTGATGGCCCGTGAGTACGCCATCCGGGCAGGGGAGACACAAGCCGTCGCCCAGGCGTTATACGACATGGAACTGCCACGGCACACCAGCGACGCGCTTCCGGCCACGTTGCCCGGCGCCCTGCTGGCACTCGGCGACCGCTTCGATCTGCTGATGGCGATGTTCGCCCTCGGCGCGAAGCCGACCGGCAGCTCCGACCCGTTCGGTCTGCGCCGCGCCGCTCTCGGCGTCATTCGCATTCTGCGAGAGCGACCGGAGCTGACCGAAGTGACCGTCGACCGTGGCCTCGCCGCCGCGGCTGAGCGCCTGCGCGCTCACGGGGTGCCGGTGTCCGACGATGCCGCGCGTGCCGCGCACGAGTTCGTTGTCGGCCGGTTCGCTCAGCAGTTGCGTGACGAGTCCGTGCCTGCTGACTTCGTCGAAGCTGTGCTGCCCGGGGCAAACGCTCCCGGCAAGGCTGCCGACGAGCTCGCCGTGTTGCGTGGGCGCGCCGACGACGCCAAGTTCCGTGAGCTGGTCACAGCTTTGCAGCGCATTGCCAGGATCGTGCCGGAGGGCACGGCGGCCGAGTTCGACGCGGCGCGGCTTCGGGAGCCGGCCGAGGCCCGCCTGGCCGAAGCAGTTCAAGGCTTGGGGGATTGGTCTCAGGGCTCTGCCGGCGCGTTCTCCGACACGGCGGCGGCAATCGTCGAGCCGGTGAACACGTTCTTCGACGACATCCTGGTGATGGCCGAGGATCCGGATGTGCGAGCTGCCCGCCTCGGTCTGCTGGCGACCATTCTGGAGCACAGCCCGCGGACCATCAATTGGTCCGCGCTGGACACCGCCCTCGGCCAGTAA